tcacctcgtcttgtctccttaatgatgcacatacttcgagggagggaggtagccggatattgggagccggctacgccctaggccgactaggggaggccgggccgccttcgagcgtctctctggctgaaggggcccgccgcccgcgggccgtactggcgcctgtcgtgggtgacatcgtggtcaacatggctacagtgccgcgccggacgggggatggctgacccgtacggcgcactgtggccatgcatgctccgggattcgggggtggcaggctgtactgcggccatgccccgtcttatcaccgttatgtgggtgtagccctGGCGGGTGCAGtattggccggcttctgggagtcggccttcttcatggccggcttctgggagtcggtcctcttggggccggcttcctggagtcggccatctcgtagctctcttcgggaaggtttttgaggccgggttgccttctggtagtcggccttggTGATAGCCGGCCAGAAGAAGGCGGCCccgtgctctggatgcttgaaggctcgatcggcctgctaatttttcaaagagccaggaggagtcggttaggctatccgtggccatttactccgacacttctATTCTTGACGAAGCAGCTATTGTACGCACATCTTTTGTCATCAATATTCACTAATAATATTTCAAAATGTTATTCTCACTTTGAAGGAAAATTCGTAGGTATTTTCTACCCTCAGTTTCAGTGGATCAGCCATTCTCACCAGGATGACTCGTGGTTTTGATGTTGTTATAATTGATGAAGCCATGCAAGCTGTGAGTATATTTTTGTGCATATTGTCTGTCTAATGGTGTTAATACAATCATGTTTTGCGAAATACTTCTGAATTTGTGTTCCTCTTTTTTTCAGGTAGAACCAACGACTCTTGTACCCCTGGTTCATGGATGCAGACAAGTTTTTCTTGTATGCCATCTACTTTTCTCAGATGATTTACGCAGATCTTTTACTCAGTTATTTACCTTTTCCTTGTCAACGTGTTAAGCGTTTCTCACTATACTACTATGTAATTACTTAATTTACTAAACAGCAGGATCATACACAGGTCATTATTCTAATTGTCCTTGTGGATTAAATTTAAAATCATTTCACTGGCTTAGGTTCTGTAGAAATTTTGCTTGATATCTTCTGAACTCTGAACTCTTTGTATGCTCGTGTGTTTACGTGCGCATTTTGCTTGATATCTTCTGAACTCTGTTGATATCTTGATACATGAATACCTTGAGTATTCTGCTAACCATGGTGACCTTGTAACCTCACTATCTCTTTTGATATTTGTGTCAGGTTGGCGACCCAGTTCAGTTGCCAGCAACTGTAATTTCATCGACTGCTCAGGAGTTAGGGTAAGATGTCTCCttattttatttaattaattcacgCTGTTAGTGCGTTACAATGCTAACACAATACTAATATATCCATTAGGTATGGAACAAGTTTGTTCAAGAGATTTCAAGCTGCTGGTTTTCCTGTGCAAATGCTCAAAATTCAGTATCGTATGCACCTAGAGATAGCATCCCGCTGTCAATTCATCTGAGCTGAAAACTGGAACGGTTTTCTGATTTTGTTAAcccattaccgaaaaaggctttcgccccgctttatattataaagcaaaccgCCCAGGCCAAGCATCCAACAAGGTTTAACAAAGCGCGCACACACACGCAGACGGAGGTccacaagaacacaaagaagcattttgggtatcctatgaagaagcacttctccgatttgggttcaagcttatcaagttgaaactttttcacataagcatcgtagccccaaactttaagaaacaacaactttggtttcttgccaaaccatagttcataaggcgtcgtctcaacggatttcgatggtgccctatttaacgtgaatgcagccgtctctaaagcataacctcaaaatgatagcggtaaatcagtaagagacatcatagatcgcaccatatctagtaaagtacgattacgacgttcggacacaccattacgctgtggtgttccgggtggcatgagttgcgaaactattccgcattgtttcaaatgtagaccaaactcgtaactcaaatattcttctccatgatcagatcatagaaactttactttcttgttacgatgattttccacttcactctgaaattctctgaacttttcaaatgtttcagacttatgtttcattaagtagatatacccatatctgctcaaatcatctgtgaaggtgagaaaataacgatacccgccacgagcctcaacattcatcggaccacatacatcagtatgtatgatttccaacaaatctgttgctcgctccattgttccggagaatggagtcttagtcatcttgcccatgaggcatggttcgcaagcatcaagtgattcataatcaagtgattccaaaagtccattagcatggagtttcttcatgtgctttacaccaatatgacctaaacggcagtgccacaaataagttgcactatcattattaactttgcatcttttggcttcaatattatgaaaatgtgtataaccatgatcgagatccaacaaaccattttcattgggtgtatgaccatagaaggttttattcatgcaaacagaacaacaattattctctagcttacctgaataaccgcattgcaataaacatgatccaatcatattcatgctcaacgcaaacactaaataacatttattttaggttcaacactaatcccaaaagtatagggagtgtgcgatgatgatcatatcaatcttggaaccacttccaatacacatcgtcacttcacccttaactagtctctgttcattctgcaactcccgtttcgagttactactcttagcaactgaaccagtatcaaataccaaggggttgctataaacactagtaaagtacacatcaataacatgtatatcaaatatagctttgttcactttgccatcctttttatccaccaaatacttggggcagttccgcttctagtgaccagtcttttgcagtagaagcactcagtctcaggcttaggtccagacttgggtttcttctcctgagcagcaacttgtttgttgttcttcttgaagttccccttcttcttccctttgccctttttcttgaaactggtggtcttgttgaccatcaacacttgatgctccttcttgatttctacctccgcagcctttagcattgcgaagagctcgggaatcgtcttatccatcccttgcatgttatagttcatcacgaagctcttgtagcttcgtggcagtgattgaagaattctgtcaatgatgctatcatccggaagattaactcctagttgaattaagtgatttttatacccagacattctgagtatatgctcactgacagaactattctcctccatcttacagctgtagaacttattggagacttcatatctctcaatccggccatttgcttgaaatattaacttcaactcctggaacatctcatatgctccatgacgttcaaaacatcgttgaagtcccggttctaagccgtaaagcatggcacactgaactatcgagtagtcatcagctttgctctgccagacgttcataacatctggtgttgctcctgcagcaggtctggcacccagcggtgcttccaggacgtaattcttctgtgcagcaatgaggataatcctcaagttacggacccagtccgtgtaattgctaccatcatctttcaactttgctttctcaaggaacgcattaaaattcaacggaacaacagcacgggccatctatctacaatcaacatagacaagcaaaatactatcaggtactaagttcatgataaatttaagttcaattaatcatattacttaagaactcccacttagatagacatccctctaatcctctaagcgatcacgtgatccaaatcaactaaaccatgtccgatcatcacgtgagatggagtagtttcaatggtgaacatcactatgttgatcatatctactatatgattcatgctcgacctttcggtctccgtgttccgaggccatatctgcatatgctaggctcgtcaagtttaacctgagtattccgcgtgtgcaactgttttgcacccgttgtatttgaacgtagagcctatcacacctgatcatcacgtggtgtctcagcacgaaaaactttcgcaacggtgcatactcagggagaacacttgtaccttgataatttagtgagagatcatcttataatgctaccgtcaatcaaagcaagataagatgcataaaagataaacatcacatgcaatcaatataaatgatatgatatggccatcatcatcttgtgcttgtgatctccatctccgaagcaccgtcatgatcaccatcgtcaccggagcgacaccttgatctccatcgtagcatcattgtcatctcgccaacttatgcttctacgactatcgctaccacttagtgataaagtaaagcattacagggcgattgcattgcatacaataaagcgacaaccatatggctcctgccagttgtcgataactctgttacaaaacatgatcatctcatacaataaaatatagcatcatgtcttgaccatatcacatcacaacatgccctggaaaaacaagttagacgccctctactttgttgttgcaagttttacgtggctgctacgggctgagcaagaaccgttcttacctacgcatcaaaaccacagcgatagttcgtcaagttagtgttgttttaaccttctcaaggaccgggcgtagccacactcggttcaactaaagttggagaaactgacacccgccaggcacctgtgtgcaaagcacgtcggtagaaccagtctcgcgtaagcgtacgcgtaatgtcggtccgggccgcttcatccaacaataccgccgaaccaaagtatgacatgctggtaagcagtatgacttgtatcgcccacaactcacttgtgttctactcgtgcatataacatctacgcataaaacctggctcggatgccactgttggggaacgtagtaatttcaaaattttcctacgcacacacaggattatggtgatgcatagcaacgagaggggagagtgttgtccacgtaccctcgtagaccgaaagcggaagcgttagcacaacgcggttgatgtagtcgtacgtcttcacgatctgaccgatcaagtaccgaacgcacgacacctacgagttctgcacacgttcaactcgatgacgtccctcgaactccgatccagccgagctttgagggagagttccctcatgaaagtgcaactatccctgggtggttttggtaattcctaacaacatatagctcattgagctaatgttattccaagataaatatttcaggaaagctcaatgattggcatggcatggattagaaagtggacccttcaaaatgctaaggacaaaagattggctcaagctcaaagcacaagactctacattttctattttagtgatccaagatcacattgagtctataggaaaagccaatactaataagaagggatgaggtgttgcttaatgagattcttgctcaaaatgcttagtgatatgctccaaaaccctccactattttctcatatccacatatgtcctaaaccaaaaagtccaactcggccccaccgaagtttcacatccggagccaccgagttcagttgacatagccactgccagaaaccctaatcaatttggtctcaccgatagggatctcggtctcaccgagatggggttgcaaactctctgtttcccttcgtaacgtttcggtcaaaccgagatgagcgatcggtcccaccgagattgcaatgcaaactctctttttccttttcgtaacgtttcagtccaaccgagatgagcgaaccggtcccaccgagtttgcctgaccaactctctgtttggctattaccaaaatcggtctcaccgagtttgtgtaatcggtctcaccgagattacgttatgccttaaccctaatgacatcggtcccaccaagttgacatgtcggtcccatcgagaatcctaacgttcacattttgaactaaatcggtccaaccgagtttaatgattcggtcccaccgagtttggtgattttgtgtgtaacggttagattttgtgtggaggctatatatacccctccacccactcttcattcgtggagagagccatcagaacatgcctacacttccaatacatattttttgagagagaaccacctacacttgtgttgaggtcaagatattccattccaaccacataaatctagATCTCTAgccctctccaagttgctttccactcaaatcttctttctaccaaatccaatcctatgagagagagttgagtgttggggagactatcatttgaagcacaagagcaaggagttcatcatcaacacaccatttgttacttcttggagagtggtgtctcctagattggctaggtgtcacttgggagcctccgacaagattgtggagttgaaccaaggagtttgtaagggcaaggagatcgcctactttgtgaagatctaccctagtgaggcaagtccttcgtgagcgacgaccatggtgggatagacaaggttgcttcttcgtggaccctttgtgggtggagccctccgtggactcgcgcaaccgttacccttcgtgggttgaagtctccatcaacatggatgtacgatagcaccacctatcggaaccacggataaaaattctccgtgtcaacattgtgtttgctccctcaaactcatccctttaccttcatatgcaattgttttacattccgctgttatactcttagaattgcatgtgtaggttgattgcttgatttgtgctatgttgctcaaatatgccaagaactaaaattgggaaaaggctagatttttatttgatcaagtagtctaatcaccccccctctagacatacttccgatcctacaagtggtatcagagctttgttctccatttgctttgatttccatagcttttggtggtcatagccttggtttcacaacctaggagagtatggcgtctagcgagggaaattaccatcgtagaggtccttactttgatggcactaattttgctagttggaagcataagatgaaaatgcatattcttggacataaccccgccgtttgggctattgtgtgtattggcttgcaaggtgaattctttgatgggagagaaccgaaccgtgaagctaccacggaagagttgaagaatctacaatacaatgctcaagcttgcgatattctcttcaacggattgtgccccgaagaatttaacaaaatcagccgtcttgagaatgcaaaggaaatttgggatactttgattgatatgcacgaaggtaccgactccgtcaaggaatccaaattggatgtgcttcaaagtcaacttgacaagttcaaaatgaaggatggtgaaggtgtcactgaaatgtactctaggcttgctctcatcacaaatgagattgccggcttaggaagtgaagagatgaccgacaaattcatcataaaaaagatcctaagagccttggatggaaagtatgatactgtgtgcacattgatccaaatgatgcccaattacaaagatctcaagccaacggaagtcattggaagaattgttgctcatgagatgtcactcaaggataaggaagagcttcacaacaagtcaagtggtgcttacaaagcctcatgtgatactcccacatcttcaagtgagaaacaaaacttcaatgaagaattgagcctaatggtaaagaacttcaacaagttctacaagagtagaagcaaagaaagaagttccaagtcaaggtcctacaatgacaaaagatattctagtcgtgagcataattgctacaattgtggaagacccagacactactccaatgagtgtacggcccccctacaaaagaagagaagattctcccaaaagaagaagtagaagagaagaatcaccaccaagagaaaggaggagtagagatgatcgttatgaacgaagaccctctcggagaagcaaggaatcggaaagaaaggaaaagtcatcaaggagctacacaaaaagaagacatcaagctcatgttggtgaatgggtatccgagtccgactccgacaatcactccgaaagaagttatcactccgactccgaatatactcaagatgaaggtgttccggtctagcacttgtgtcaaccaactcctatgacatatttgactcaccaaatgaaggaattggaagatgcttcatggccaaaggtccaaaggtaacacatcccgagtatgttgatttcaatagtgatgaagatgatttcctaggtgatgatgatttacttgttgacaactctagtgatgaaatctatgatgaaacgtcaattaatcatgctaatcaagataaaacgaatgatgatgataagaaggagattgagcgtctaactc
This region of Triticum aestivum cultivar Chinese Spring chromosome 2D, IWGSC CS RefSeq v2.1, whole genome shotgun sequence genomic DNA includes:
- the LOC123053303 gene encoding probable helicase MAGATAMA 3, with amino-acid sequence MTRGFDVVIIDEAMQAVEPTTLVPLVHGCRQVFLVGDPVQLPATVISSTAQELGYGTSLFKRFQAAGFPVQMLKIQYRMHLEIASRCQFI